One stretch of Terriglobia bacterium DNA includes these proteins:
- a CDS encoding ParA family protein produces the protein MKVLSITNLKGGVAKTTIAYNLAGVLAERGKRVLLIDMDYQANLTTLFEGEEPRFETGANIAKVLLESLPLSQAIYESGIPNVWLVPADIDLSLLDARYQSDLNAHFLLAELLEIERERFDYVLIDCPPHLFLGTRMALVASDGYLVPVAADRFSLRAAMHVLQVAENIRKRANRDLQLLGIVMTRVMRRRVSDQYLEIFREHFNSKLLTTQIKERTVIQEAATHGSPISVFEPKGEAAEMFRSLANEIHL, from the coding sequence ATGAAAGTCCTCTCGATCACCAACCTCAAGGGCGGCGTCGCGAAGACGACCATCGCCTACAACCTCGCCGGTGTCCTCGCCGAACGAGGGAAGCGTGTGCTCCTGATCGACATGGACTACCAGGCCAACCTCACGACCCTCTTCGAGGGCGAGGAACCCCGCTTCGAGACCGGTGCCAACATTGCGAAGGTCCTGCTTGAGTCCCTTCCCCTGTCCCAGGCCATCTACGAGAGCGGGATCCCAAATGTTTGGCTCGTGCCGGCGGACATCGACTTGTCCCTCCTCGACGCTCGCTACCAAAGCGACCTCAATGCCCACTTCCTGCTCGCGGAACTCCTCGAGATCGAGCGTGAGCGGTTCGACTACGTTCTGATCGACTGCCCACCGCACCTGTTCTTGGGAACGCGCATGGCCCTGGTCGCCTCGGACGGCTACCTCGTGCCCGTGGCCGCCGACCGCTTCTCCTTGCGGGCTGCAATGCACGTCCTGCAGGTCGCCGAGAACATTCGGAAGCGCGCGAACCGTGATCTTCAACTCCTCGGGATCGTCATGACGCGCGTGATGCGACGTCGGGTTTCGGACCAGTACCTAGAGATCTTCCGAGAGCACTTCAACTCCAAGCTGCTTACCACGCAGATCAAGGAGCGTACCGTCATCCAAGAGGCAGCCACCCACGGCAGCCCTATCTCCGTGTTCGAGCCGAAAGGCGAGGCAGCGGAAATGTTCCGGTCGCTCGCTAACGAGATTCACCTATGA
- a CDS encoding DUF2188 domain-containing protein, translated as MSEKDRHVVPQDDRWAVKKPGADRASSVHETQREAIDQARQTAHTTGGEVVIHGRDGKIRDKDSYGPDPNPPKDTKH; from the coding sequence GTGAGCGAAAAGGATCGTCACGTCGTACCCCAGGATGATCGTTGGGCCGTGAAGAAGCCCGGTGCTGACCGCGCGAGCTCTGTCCACGAGACCCAACGTGAAGCGATCGACCAGGCCCGCCAGACGGCGCACACTACTGGTGGCGAGGTCGTGATCCATGGGCGAGATGGCAAGATCCGCGACAAGGATTCCTACGGTCCGGATCCGAACCCGCCCAAAGACACGAAGCACTGA
- a CDS encoding type II toxin-antitoxin system Phd/YefM family antitoxin, translating to MLKAIPAQDFRIRLGEYLDRCDLSGDSFVVTRGDRAKAVVLGATQYLELMERLEALEAGQPVPPRSAEASGEKVLTKEKLKTMVR from the coding sequence ATGCTCAAAGCCATCCCAGCACAGGACTTCCGGATCAGGCTCGGTGAGTACCTAGACCGCTGCGACCTGTCCGGTGATTCTTTCGTCGTGACCCGCGGCGATCGCGCCAAAGCCGTAGTCCTCGGGGCGACGCAATACCTCGAACTCATGGAGCGACTAGAGGCCCTGGAGGCAGGTCAACCCGTCCCGCCCCGGAGTGCTGAGGCCTCCGGAGAGAAGGTCCTGACCAAAGAAAAACTGAAAACCATGGTGCGATGA
- a CDS encoding replication initiator protein A → MNQEAETKATSEEFQKKLLRFPLPLGREPIDLAEWPVVTLAHVPIRDRLVIENVLGADADGSGIPQGWELALRNLAVGAPIAGDQDIYVAIMAFLHETDFNVNERVLRITRADICRVLDWQPNLKRYLRIQDALSRFRNVTYKGRNIFKDPETGQRYGYIEFGFIDSFGFSDRPPKRKKGARQPELPLSYVRIADEFLILCRHANLKLIDLDFYRSLSRPETRWLYRFLDKNLYKRTEYRIGLWKLRRKQGLLANRDPKYIKRDHEPRLEELKGKGFLRDWRFEKSSDPEDRWQLWVAKDPAFGLRRLARRSYGPTPQGAPKRAAGERIGPPEGHQEAGAPEADLVAYFESTFHGVAGVPASKSELGKAADLLRRCDGDVARARFCIDWTRKEAERTNFLIQNFGGLLSNNYPERALSDVKRCEQGRADAAAEERVRLIHARYQNWKNAEIEARWNALSPEDQERRVGIATAELRKSQGDRLSYWQKDAVARHAHHSAKLQLAEGLCSFEDWRAKNLDQDDVGASTEAPQ, encoded by the coding sequence ATGAACCAAGAAGCCGAAACCAAAGCCACCAGCGAGGAGTTCCAGAAGAAGCTCCTACGGTTTCCCCTTCCTCTAGGCAGGGAACCTATCGACCTGGCCGAGTGGCCGGTGGTTACGCTGGCGCACGTCCCAATCAGGGACCGGCTGGTGATCGAGAACGTGCTCGGAGCCGATGCTGACGGCTCAGGGATTCCTCAAGGGTGGGAACTTGCGCTCCGCAATCTCGCCGTGGGGGCACCCATCGCCGGCGACCAAGACATCTACGTTGCCATCATGGCCTTCCTGCATGAGACTGACTTCAACGTCAACGAGCGAGTGCTTCGCATCACCCGTGCGGACATCTGCCGTGTCCTGGACTGGCAACCGAACTTGAAGCGCTACCTCCGGATCCAGGATGCGCTATCGCGGTTCAGGAACGTCACCTATAAGGGCCGGAACATTTTCAAGGACCCCGAGACCGGGCAGCGGTACGGATACATCGAATTCGGTTTCATCGATTCCTTCGGCTTTTCAGACCGCCCCCCGAAACGAAAGAAGGGGGCGCGACAGCCAGAGCTGCCGCTGTCGTACGTTCGCATCGCGGACGAGTTCCTGATCCTCTGTCGGCACGCGAACCTCAAGCTGATCGATCTGGACTTTTACCGGTCGCTTTCGCGGCCTGAGACGCGGTGGCTGTATCGGTTCCTCGACAAGAACCTCTACAAGCGAACCGAGTATCGAATCGGGCTATGGAAGCTCCGCCGGAAGCAGGGGCTCCTCGCGAACCGCGACCCGAAGTACATCAAGCGCGACCACGAACCGAGGCTCGAGGAGCTGAAGGGAAAGGGCTTTCTCCGCGACTGGCGCTTCGAGAAGTCCAGCGACCCCGAGGACCGCTGGCAGTTGTGGGTCGCGAAGGACCCGGCGTTTGGCCTCAGGAGGCTCGCCAGGCGCTCGTATGGTCCAACACCCCAAGGAGCCCCAAAACGTGCAGCAGGCGAACGTATAGGGCCGCCTGAGGGCCATCAGGAAGCGGGCGCCCCCGAAGCGGATCTTGTCGCCTACTTCGAGTCCACGTTTCATGGGGTGGCTGGTGTCCCGGCGTCCAAGAGCGAGCTCGGGAAAGCGGCCGACCTCCTGCGGCGCTGCGACGGTGATGTTGCCCGGGCGCGCTTCTGCATTGACTGGACCCGCAAGGAGGCGGAACGGACCAACTTCCTCATTCAGAACTTCGGGGGTCTTTTGAGCAACAACTACCCCGAACGAGCGCTCTCCGACGTCAAGCGCTGCGAGCAAGGGCGGGCCGACGCCGCAGCAGAGGAGCGGGTCCGGCTGATCCACGCCCGCTACCAGAACTGGAAGAACGCTGAGATCGAGGCGCGCTGGAACGCGCTCTCACCCGAGGACCAGGAGCGACGTGTCGGCATCGCCACCGCAGAACTTCGCAAGAGCCAGGGCGACCGCCTGTCCTACTGGCAGAAGGACGCAGTGGCGCGACACGCGCACCACTCGGCGAAGCTGCAACTCGCCGAGGGGCTGTGTTCCTTCGAAGACTGGCGGGCGAAGAACCTCGACCAGGACGACGTGGGGGCCTCTACCGAGGCCCCACAGTAG
- a CDS encoding toprim domain-containing protein has protein sequence MAGQWLDFATIKHEVSIRDLLAHYGFLEGLKEAKPGKLVGPCPIHHGTGKASFHVDCEKNIWNCFSVCKGGGNVLDLVMKVENCSIREAGEKLAEWFKLTFDRTKQPKKSAKVSEKPAPDSIPAAAHVERQVEVVNPPLERPLRNLDAKHPYLKERGLTPETVVHFGIGFCTRGLMQRRIAIPIHNEKGELVAYAGRAVDEAMAEEKGKYRLPDGFKKAHVLFNLNRAKAHDAHGARGLIVVEGFFGAMRVHQAGFPSVVALMGSTLSDEQERLLVAHTDRLALMFDGDAAGVKCLREFYGRLRRRMYLREIHLEDGEQPDTLSAERIRTILGDER, from the coding sequence ATGGCGGGCCAGTGGCTCGATTTCGCGACGATCAAGCACGAGGTTTCGATCCGCGATCTTCTCGCGCACTACGGCTTCCTCGAGGGACTCAAGGAGGCCAAGCCCGGCAAGCTCGTGGGCCCCTGTCCGATCCATCACGGCACGGGCAAGGCGAGCTTCCACGTCGATTGCGAGAAGAACATCTGGAACTGCTTCTCGGTCTGCAAGGGCGGCGGCAACGTCCTCGATCTGGTCATGAAGGTCGAGAACTGCTCGATCCGCGAAGCCGGCGAGAAACTCGCCGAGTGGTTCAAGCTCACATTCGACAGGACGAAGCAGCCTAAGAAATCCGCTAAGGTTAGCGAAAAACCGGCGCCTGATTCCATCCCGGCCGCTGCCCACGTCGAGCGCCAGGTCGAAGTCGTCAACCCGCCGCTCGAGCGTCCGCTCCGGAATCTCGACGCAAAGCATCCGTACCTGAAAGAGCGCGGGCTCACGCCAGAGACGGTTGTCCACTTCGGGATCGGCTTCTGCACGCGCGGGCTCATGCAGCGCCGCATCGCCATTCCGATCCACAACGAAAAGGGCGAGCTCGTCGCCTACGCCGGTCGCGCGGTGGACGAGGCGATGGCTGAGGAGAAGGGGAAGTATCGACTGCCGGATGGGTTCAAGAAGGCCCACGTTCTGTTCAACCTGAACCGCGCGAAAGCCCACGATGCCCACGGAGCCCGTGGTCTGATAGTGGTGGAGGGATTCTTCGGCGCGATGCGGGTGCACCAAGCGGGGTTCCCGAGCGTGGTTGCGCTCATGGGATCCACGTTGTCAGACGAACAGGAACGCCTCCTGGTCGCGCACACGGATCGGCTCGCGCTCATGTTCGACGGCGACGCCGCCGGCGTGAAGTGCCTGCGTGAGTTCTACGGTCGCCTGCGCCGCCGCATGTACCTGCGTGAGATCCACCTCGAGGACGGCGAGCAGCCTGATACGCTTTCGGCCGAAAGGATTCGGACGATCCTTGGAGACGAACGATGA
- the ssb gene encoding single-stranded DNA-binding protein — translation MPSLNRVTLLGHLGHDPEVRTTSKGTTVAGFRMATTSRRKDPDSGERTSHAEWHRVVAFGQQAEFLGSYAKKGALVLVEGPLQTREWTDREGVKRYTTEVVARQVQLLGKKEQPAAEAPRAEEPPAPEEPAVPEDDIPF, via the coding sequence ATGCCGTCTCTCAACCGCGTCACGTTGCTTGGCCACCTTGGACACGATCCCGAGGTGCGAACGACGTCGAAGGGAACGACCGTCGCAGGTTTCCGGATGGCAACCACGAGCCGAAGGAAGGACCCGGATTCCGGCGAGCGCACGTCGCATGCTGAGTGGCACCGCGTTGTCGCCTTCGGGCAGCAAGCGGAGTTCCTCGGTTCCTACGCGAAGAAGGGCGCGCTCGTCCTGGTCGAAGGACCGCTCCAAACGCGCGAGTGGACCGACCGCGAAGGGGTCAAGCGCTACACGACCGAAGTCGTGGCGCGCCAGGTCCAGCTCCTCGGGAAGAAAGAACAGCCCGCAGCCGAAGCGCCGCGAGCTGAGGAGCCCCCGGCACCGGAGGAACCGGCAGTCCCAGAGGACGACATCCCGTTCTAG
- a CDS encoding ISL3 family transposase: MPEDIVRRILRLPGYKVIQHRFEEETSNVTLWVRKAGSVPASICNGCGVGKRRIHSVRERRVRDLPWGTWRVWVIIEVHRVYCRRCGVRSERIDFLEGKHPYTRRFSEAVARDCEDAAVNRVAPKWDLSPQTVRRIDKRALEAWSRNRPRRPLRLLGVDELFWRKGQCVTVTSDLEAGEPIWAGLERKRESLDRFFVERLPPRRRRSVRAVCVDMWEPFLQSLRQHLPKAAIVFDKFHVMKHVNAAVDETRRAEFFRQQGHLRAIMRGKRWLLLTRWKNLTRKKRGLLNAAFALNRRLFKAYYLKEEIERLWRYTYEGAARRFFEDWVRSLRWQRLPAFKKLAGTLQRHLGGILAYCHHKVPFGVVEAINGNIRSIIRRGRGYRDHEYLILKVQKATAQARLARAA; this comes from the coding sequence ATGCCCGAAGACATCGTACGACGGATCTTGCGCCTGCCGGGGTACAAGGTGATCCAGCACCGCTTCGAGGAGGAGACGTCGAACGTGACGCTGTGGGTGCGGAAGGCTGGCTCGGTACCGGCGAGCATCTGCAACGGCTGTGGGGTTGGCAAGCGGCGGATCCACAGCGTGCGCGAACGGCGCGTGCGGGACTTGCCCTGGGGGACGTGGAGAGTCTGGGTGATCATCGAAGTCCACCGCGTGTACTGCCGCCGGTGCGGCGTCCGCTCGGAGCGGATCGACTTCCTCGAGGGGAAGCATCCCTACACGCGGCGGTTCAGCGAAGCGGTGGCCCGGGACTGCGAGGACGCCGCCGTCAACCGGGTGGCGCCGAAGTGGGACCTGTCGCCGCAAACGGTTCGGCGCATCGACAAGCGGGCCCTTGAAGCGTGGAGCCGCAACCGCCCTCGTCGTCCCCTGCGGTTGCTTGGAGTGGACGAGCTCTTCTGGCGCAAGGGCCAGTGCGTGACCGTGACCTCGGACTTGGAGGCCGGCGAGCCGATCTGGGCCGGATTGGAGCGCAAACGGGAGAGCCTGGACCGCTTCTTCGTCGAACGACTGCCGCCGCGGCGCCGACGATCGGTTCGGGCGGTTTGCGTGGACATGTGGGAGCCGTTCCTGCAAAGTCTGCGGCAACACCTGCCCAAGGCGGCCATCGTCTTCGACAAGTTCCACGTCATGAAGCACGTCAACGCCGCGGTGGACGAGACGCGGCGAGCCGAGTTCTTTCGCCAGCAGGGTCACCTGCGGGCGATCATGCGCGGCAAGCGCTGGCTGCTGCTGACGCGCTGGAAGAACCTGACCCGCAAGAAGCGAGGACTGCTCAACGCGGCCTTCGCACTGAACCGGCGGTTGTTCAAGGCCTACTACCTCAAAGAAGAGATCGAGCGCCTGTGGCGCTACACCTATGAGGGTGCCGCCCGTCGATTCTTCGAGGACTGGGTGCGGAGCCTGCGCTGGCAGCGCCTGCCGGCGTTCAAGAAACTCGCGGGAACGCTTCAACGCCATCTCGGTGGGATCCTCGCCTACTGCCACCACAAGGTGCCCTTCGGAGTCGTCGAGGCGATCAACGGGAACATCCGCTCGATCATCCGACGCGGGCGAGGGTACCGAGACCACGAGTATCTGATCCTCAAGGTTCAGAAGGCTACTGCCCAGGCTCGACTGGCGAGAGCAGCGTGA
- a CDS encoding MBL fold metallo-hydrolase: MILTHSTHPGWLSNAYLVADGERGAAIAVDTGAPLGPLFDAIESHRLDLAAILTTHRHVDHVAGHPELARRTGVGIYALRGEAEHVPNAIPVDDGESLEWGGIHVKVMGLPGHTGHHAGYLVDGVGLFSGDCLFAGSVGGCSSPSAGSFEELRRSIVECVLALPDDTPIYPGHAGATTVGRERTTNPFIRVMTGLDAAGTGPCVALGRPARLLVLARDYDGSTKAWVRFLDTDSDLILSGRRVEVHVGLPGGRDTTPPGPRGTPPGPPEVSTG; this comes from the coding sequence GTGATCCTTACGCACTCGACGCATCCGGGGTGGCTTTCGAACGCCTATCTCGTCGCCGATGGCGAGCGCGGTGCCGCGATCGCGGTGGACACCGGCGCCCCCCTCGGACCCCTTTTCGACGCCATCGAATCTCACCGTCTCGACCTGGCGGCGATCCTCACGACCCACCGGCACGTCGATCACGTCGCGGGGCATCCCGAGCTGGCGCGCCGAACGGGGGTGGGGATCTATGCCCTGAGAGGCGAGGCGGAGCACGTGCCGAACGCGATTCCCGTGGATGACGGGGAGTCCCTCGAGTGGGGCGGGATCCACGTGAAGGTGATGGGCCTGCCCGGGCACACAGGTCACCATGCGGGCTATCTCGTGGACGGCGTCGGACTGTTCAGCGGCGACTGCCTGTTCGCCGGTTCCGTCGGCGGGTGCTCGAGCCCGTCGGCCGGCTCCTTCGAGGAACTCCGCCGCTCGATCGTGGAATGCGTCCTCGCCCTTCCCGACGATACCCCGATCTACCCGGGGCACGCGGGGGCCACCACGGTCGGCCGCGAGCGGACCACGAATCCGTTCATAAGGGTGATGACCGGACTGGACGCCGCGGGCACGGGACCGTGCGTCGCGCTCGGCCGGCCGGCTCGCCTCCTCGTGCTCGCCCGCGACTACGACGGAAGCACGAAGGCTTGGGTCCGGTTCCTCGACACGGACTCCGACCTGATCCTGTCGGGACGCCGCGTCGAGGTCCACGTGGGCCTTCCCGGGGGCCGTGACACGACGCCCCCCGGCCCGCGCGGAACACCTCCCGGGCCTCCCGAGGTTTCGACCGGCTAG
- a CDS encoding ParB/RepB/Spo0J family partition protein gives MSKKDLKAAMTRTAALAARSSAAHTGALEQVLGGAAADAPMPAKILPGARLIPLDEIEPDPQQPRQTMDKAALADLAASIRENGVLQPITVRWIAEHKVYRIITGHRRVTAARLAKIGTVPAIVQPESFDQRKTLLHQLVENIQREGIPPIEEARALQAFTESQGISQREAAKRLGKQVVYVNELLTILKIEPKLLVKASTLPKRALVEIGRGKDQAEQERLLKAALSSSTPHAELKREKAKAKESAAPHCRKHYDVPESSATVTVTFDRDSEEVSSEDVIEALTKVVQRLAAEGISVTTKPRTRGPQAVAPRARRAPSPESP, from the coding sequence ATGAGCAAGAAGGACCTCAAAGCCGCGATGACTCGGACAGCCGCCCTTGCGGCCCGTTCGAGCGCCGCCCACACGGGCGCGCTTGAGCAGGTGCTTGGCGGCGCTGCCGCAGACGCGCCGATGCCAGCCAAGATCCTGCCCGGCGCACGGCTCATCCCACTGGATGAAATTGAACCGGACCCGCAGCAGCCGCGGCAGACGATGGACAAGGCGGCCCTTGCTGACCTTGCCGCCTCTATCCGCGAGAACGGAGTCCTGCAGCCGATCACCGTGCGGTGGATCGCGGAGCACAAGGTCTACCGCATCATCACCGGGCATCGCCGTGTCACGGCGGCTCGTCTCGCGAAAATCGGGACCGTTCCGGCCATCGTGCAACCCGAGTCCTTCGACCAGCGGAAGACCTTACTGCACCAGCTCGTCGAGAACATTCAGCGCGAGGGCATTCCTCCGATCGAGGAGGCCCGAGCACTCCAAGCCTTCACCGAAAGCCAGGGCATCTCACAGCGCGAGGCTGCGAAGCGCCTCGGTAAGCAGGTTGTCTACGTCAACGAGCTCCTCACCATTCTCAAGATTGAGCCGAAGCTTCTCGTGAAAGCTTCCACGTTACCCAAGCGAGCGCTCGTCGAGATCGGCCGCGGGAAGGACCAGGCCGAACAGGAGCGGCTCCTCAAGGCGGCTCTCTCCTCCAGCACCCCGCACGCCGAACTCAAGCGCGAGAAAGCGAAGGCCAAGGAGAGCGCAGCCCCGCACTGCCGGAAGCACTACGACGTCCCCGAATCGTCCGCGACCGTCACGGTCACGTTCGACCGCGACAGCGAAGAGGTCTCCTCCGAAGACGTCATCGAGGCCCTCACGAAGGTCGTGCAGCGCCTTGCGGCCGAGGGAATAAGTGTCACCACGAAACCCCGCACGCGGGGTCCGCAGGCGGTCGCTCCGAGGGCTCGGAGAGCCCCGTCGCCGGAGTCTCCATGA
- a CDS encoding replication-relaxation family protein, which produces MEKTITTKNGLRKFIPQPERYAARYGIFTLTPRDLDIIERVWRYRHLTTDHIRALTPGSDQQITRRLQGLFHNLYLARYAPRERMRHDLNAGSPVLAYGLETTGWRALQDHGRARTDADLENSELEQAAPDAWRQVYTRRTSYFLEHHLGVSNFHCVLELALRDGAARGLSLLEWDQSKAIRGKVTLRGGKVYRTAPDAYFSIKDAEDRVRNCFLEYDASSEERRRILEKYIRYWWWVQSPAYRDGHQDHEHVAVLFVTTGEKRLANLMQVLREMQKPNNPPFGGKGIFAFALESDYQLAAPASILAPIWRTVTKPKERIALV; this is translated from the coding sequence ATGGAAAAGACGATCACAACGAAGAACGGCTTGCGGAAGTTCATTCCGCAACCGGAACGCTACGCGGCGCGGTACGGGATCTTCACGCTCACGCCGCGCGATCTCGACATCATCGAACGGGTCTGGCGGTACCGGCACCTCACCACCGACCACATCCGGGCGCTGACGCCGGGGTCCGACCAGCAGATCACCAGGCGGTTGCAGGGCCTCTTTCACAACCTTTACCTGGCCCGCTACGCGCCCCGGGAACGGATGCGGCACGACCTCAACGCTGGCAGTCCGGTCCTCGCCTACGGGTTAGAGACGACGGGCTGGCGTGCGCTGCAGGATCACGGCCGCGCGCGGACGGACGCGGACCTTGAAAACAGCGAGCTCGAGCAGGCCGCACCCGATGCCTGGCGGCAGGTCTACACGAGGCGGACGAGCTACTTCCTCGAACACCACCTCGGGGTCTCCAATTTCCATTGCGTCCTAGAACTGGCCCTGCGGGACGGTGCCGCGCGCGGGCTGTCGCTTCTCGAGTGGGACCAGAGCAAGGCGATCCGCGGGAAGGTGACGCTAAGAGGCGGCAAGGTGTACCGAACGGCGCCGGACGCCTACTTCTCGATCAAGGATGCCGAGGACCGGGTACGGAACTGCTTCCTCGAATACGACGCTTCAAGCGAGGAGCGCCGGCGGATTCTGGAGAAGTACATCCGGTATTGGTGGTGGGTCCAGAGCCCCGCGTACCGGGACGGGCACCAGGACCACGAGCACGTGGCCGTGCTCTTCGTGACCACGGGTGAGAAGCGACTCGCGAACCTCATGCAGGTCCTTCGGGAGATGCAGAAACCAAACAACCCGCCATTCGGCGGGAAGGGGATCTTCGCCTTCGCGTTGGAGAGTGACTACCAGCTCGCGGCGCCGGCGTCCATCCTGGCACCCATCTGGCGCACGGTGACGAAGCCAAAGGAGCGAATCGCGCTGGTATAG
- the radC gene encoding DNA repair protein RadC: MPDDDPVRVSEAVPSPALYVVRQPIELGVGSKPRDKILRRGIGALSNTELLTVIMDSRATRHAAQLIRTHGVAALPNLTVGELLKSAGVTKPRACRLAATFELYRRLMAKEEHERPKLHRPSDAYAQVLELRHARKEHLVGLYLDAQNGLLHRETLSIGSLNTTRTHPREILYPAVLHLALGFILAHNHPSGCLDPSDEDVEFTRAVKRAGELVGIELYDHLVVGNGGYTSLRERGTL; the protein is encoded by the coding sequence ATGCCCGATGACGACCCGGTCCGTGTGTCCGAGGCCGTGCCCAGCCCCGCGTTGTACGTCGTTCGTCAGCCCATCGAACTCGGTGTCGGGTCGAAGCCCCGCGACAAGATCCTGAGGCGAGGCATCGGTGCGCTTTCCAACACCGAACTCCTGACGGTCATCATGGACTCGCGCGCCACCCGACACGCCGCGCAGCTCATCCGCACGCACGGCGTTGCCGCGCTACCCAATCTCACGGTCGGCGAGCTCCTGAAGAGCGCCGGCGTGACCAAGCCGCGCGCCTGCAGGCTGGCCGCCACCTTCGAACTCTACCGCCGGCTTATGGCGAAGGAGGAACACGAGCGGCCGAAGCTACACCGGCCGAGCGACGCCTACGCCCAGGTCCTCGAGCTACGGCACGCCAGGAAGGAACACCTCGTGGGCCTGTACCTCGATGCCCAGAACGGCCTTCTTCACCGTGAGACGCTCTCGATCGGATCCCTCAACACGACCCGCACGCATCCGCGGGAAATCCTGTACCCCGCTGTCCTGCACCTGGCCCTCGGGTTCATCCTGGCCCACAACCACCCCTCGGGGTGCCTGGACCCGTCCGATGAGGACGTGGAGTTCACCCGCGCGGTCAAGCGCGCCGGCGAGCTGGTCGGCATCGAGCTCTACGACCACCTGGTCGTTGGGAACGGAGGGTACACGAGCCTCCGCGAGCGGGGGACCCTATGA